One window from the genome of Nicotiana tomentosiformis chromosome 5, ASM39032v3, whole genome shotgun sequence encodes:
- the LOC104106381 gene encoding uncharacterized protein: MVKETRMKVMDEKLNHHDELLAELKDGQQASKDTQAGIQGTLEQLLERLNNMDHRPPRPPEQIPGVGIGLLPLPAENGVAKPQQGHVPNPKWELPSFNGTNPKVWIRKCDRFFNLYKVAEDLKVEGTALYMNGNTELWYNSLILSRRVITWEELKDEVCNRFGEVLIKDVVEEFNRLQQKSSFEDYMVKFDDLKAQMIVRNPALNEAHFLSSFVGGLKDEIKYSVKLFKPKTLSCAIEQARMQEKAIEAALKKNQPVARLPIAAKALIPAVVQSPTAAVPSKPSLLRLTPEVCQFKQPQCLTGEVEEVTTIHKELPLEVEIELDIGPEIHKAVYFNALSGTNMGVNTILVRGVFRKKELTILVDSGSIHSFINEITINETGYTPVFANRLRVTMADVLDNDWMKKFNPTKLDYEKNCITIGKTGNKVVLQGINQQGQLGFTSGSTMGKLIKKEKTLMAHLFLVQAVAAKEAVAAKEEESTDSSIQSVLITYQDVFAEPKSLPPIRALDHGILLKSGSAPVILRPYGYNFFQKEELEKQVREMILNGIIRDSQSHFSSPALLVKKKDRTWRFFVDYRGLNEITIKDKYPIPIVDDLLDELYR, from the exons ATGGTTAAAGAAACTCGCATGAAAGTGATGGATGAGAAATTAAACCACCATGACGAGCTGTTGGCTGAGTTGAAGGATGGGCAACAAGCTTCGAAGGACACCCAAGCTGGTATTCAAGGTACCTTGGAACAACTGTTAGAGAGATTAAATAACATGGATCATAGGCCACCTAGGCCACCTGAGCAAATTCCCGGAGTTGGAATTGGACTACTACCATTACCTGCTGAAAATGGAGTAGCTAAGCCACAACAAGGGCATGTTCCTAATCCTAAATGGGAATTACCAAGTTTCAATGGTACTAACCCTAAGGTATGGATTCGAAAATGTGATAGATTCTTCAATTTATATAAGGTAGCTGAGGATCTTAAAGTAGAAGGGACTGCTTTATATATGAATGGCAATACTGAATTATGGTACAATTCACTAATACTAAGTAGAAGAGTGATTACCTGGGAAGAGCTGAAAGATGAGGTATGCAATAGGTTTGGGGAAGTGTTAATAAAAGATGTGGTGGAGGAATTTAACCGACTACAACAAAAAAGTAGTTTCGAAGATTATATGGTGAAGTTTGATGACCTTAAGGCTCAGATGATAGTGAGGAACCCTGCACTAAACGAGGCACATTTCCTTTCTAGTTTTGTAGGGGGCTTGAAGGATGAAATCAAATATTCAGTGAAGCTGTTTAAACCTAAGACTTTGAGTTGTGCCATTGAACAAGCTAGGATGCAGGAGAAGGCAATTGAAGCTGCCTTAAAGAAGAACCAGCCAGTAGCAAGGTTGCCCATTGCTGCTAAGGCTTTAATTCCCGCAGTAGTGCAGAGCCCAACTGCAGCTGTTCCATCCAAACCTAGTCTTTTGAGACTGACTCCAGAGGT GTGCCAATTCAAACAACCGCAATGCTTGACTGGAGAAGTGGAGGAAGTGACTACTATACATAAAGAACTACCACTTGAGGTAGAGATTGAACTAGACATAGGACCAGAAATACATAAGGCTGTTTACTTTAATGCTTTGTCTGGTACTAATATGGGAGTCAATACTATACTAGTGAGAGGAGTGTTTAGAAAGAAAGAGCTAACTATATTGGTGGATTCAGGGAGCATACATAGCTTCATTAACGAGATTACTATCAATGAGACTGGCTACACACCAGTGTTTGCTAATAGACTAAGAGTAACAATGGCTGATG TCCTTGACAACGATTGGATGAAGAAGTTCAATCCAACTAAGCTTGATTATGAAAAGAACTGTATTACTATTGGGAAAACGGGCAATAAGGTGGTGTTGCAGGGCATCAACCAGCAAGGGCAATTGGGATTTACTAGTGGAAGTACTATGGGAAAGTtgataaagaaggagaaaacTCTCATGGCACACTTGTTTTTGGTACAAGCAGTGGCAGCAAAAGAAGCAGTGGCAGCAAAAGAGGAAGAGTCAACTGATTCCTCCATCCAGTCAGTGTTGATCACCTATCAAGATGTGTTTGCTGAGCCTAAATCCCTACCACCTATAAGGGCCCTAGATCATGGAATTCTACTCAAGTCAGGATCTGCACCTGTCATCCTGAGGCCTTACGGatataatttttttcaaaagGAAGAGCTAGAGAAACAGGTGAGGGAAATGATTCTTAATGGGATCATTAGAGATAGTCAGTCACATTTTTCTTCACCAGCTTTACTagtaaagaagaaagataggaCTTGGAGATTTTTTGTGGATTACAGGGGGCTTAATGAGATAACCATCAAAGATAAGTATCCAATTCCAATAGTGGATGACCTGCTAGATGAGTTATATAGGTAA
- the LOC138892902 gene encoding uncharacterized protein: MHATEKEAVELAAFRLRDIAILWYEGWERSRARDVPPASWENFSDAFLDQYLPQEIRQAWVDRFLPLKQGNMSVQEYSLRFDSLARYEPSIVATMRDRIHRFIPWLAPKLTEACATAALHDSMDISQIQAFAQNIERGRRRQ; this comes from the coding sequence atgcatgccaccgAGAaggaggcagttgagctagcagcttttcgactccgagatatagccatcctttggtacgagggatgggagaggtccagggcacGTGATGTACCTCCAGctagttgggagaatttttcagatgccttccttgaccagtacttaccgcaggagatccgacaggcttgGGTTGATCGGTTTTTacccctcaagcagggcaatatgagtgtccAAGAGTATAGTCTTCGTTTTGACTCATTAGCCAGATATgaaccatccatagttgctactatgcgtgacaggatccacaggtttatacCATGGTTAGCCCCaaagttgaccgaggcatgtgccaccgctgcattgcatgatagtatggatatctcccagattcaggcattcgctcagaatatagaaaggggtaggcgtcgacaATAG
- the LOC138892901 gene encoding uncharacterized protein produces MRFPRSQEQSQGSYRPQYFRRPPRTPPPQLQGYRYDHYTESQPGSDACYTSERPGHMIRDCPNRDSRGMAQPASSAIGSSMSVHTSRHESQFSAGRGQDRGRGSSSGVNHNRIYGLAGRHDQETSPDVVTYILTIFSHDAYALIDPGSTLSYITPFIAGKFVIVPEILSDPFAVSTPVGESIIARRVYRACTVTVCSRQTSAYLVELEMLDFDAIMGMD; encoded by the exons atgagatttcccaggtctcaggagcagtctcagggtagttataggccccagtacttcagACGGCCACCTAGgactccgccacctcagttacagggttacaggtatgaccacTATACTGAGTCACAACCAG gttctgatgcttgttatacatctGAGCGACCAGGGCATATGAttcgagattgcccaaatagagattctaggggtatggcacaaccagcaagttcagcaataggatcatctatgtctgtgcataCTTCAAGGCACGAGTCTCAGttttcggctggtagaggtcaagacagaggtagaggttccagttcaggtgttaATCATAACCGTATATATGGTTTAGCGGGTCGACATGACCAAGAgacttcaccagacgttgtgacatatatattgaccattttctctcacgatgcttatgccttgatagacccaggatctacgttatcatatattaccccatttatCGCGGGGAAGTTTGTTATAGtacctgaaatactaagtgatccttttgcggtgtCTACACCAgttggagaatcgattattgctagacgagtTTACCGAGCttgtacggtgacagtttgtagtcgtcagacctcagcctacctagttgagctagagatgttggattttgatgctatcatgggcatggactga
- the LOC104106380 gene encoding uncharacterized protein — MSLSTILLPSSSSTTISLPTNHNKLFSFHNINGVSSKFYSIRRFSLRVVNDSNRTELSTDATLEKSDGDKLVDGMDFGELCDEFECISSPSVEATARQLVRDILELREGNRALGTFAVSVKYKDPVRSFTGREKYKRPLWITDALQNARTSVQEMVMLSTSVLNIKWTIKGKPKSILAAIGGDLIIKVNSKFTLNQISGQVVEHEELWDLSGSSIVAQAYFWASRRLFATVEAGKDVADFVNDLNSKSTSDNKNMDVYPDPYGDPAKFFQRDDSFQRDFYQIALLLAVIYFVVQFLKTTL, encoded by the exons atgagcctTTCTACTattcttcttccttcttcttcttctactaccATTTCTCTTCCCACCAATCACAATAAGCTTTTCTCCTTCCACAACATCAATGGCGTCTCCTCAAAGTTTTATTCCATTCGTAGATTCTCCTTGCGAG TTGTTAATGACTCCAATAGGACAGAGTTATCGACTGATGCAACTTTGGAAAAATCGGATGGCGATAAGCTTGTAGATGGAATGGATTTTGGGGAACTTTGCGATGAATTTGAATGTATTAGCAGCCCTTCTGTTGAAGCTACAGCTAGGCAACTTGTTCGAGATATTCTTGAGCTTCGTGAAGGCAATCGTGCCCTTGGGACCTTTGCTGTTTCTGTCAAATACAAG GATCCAGTCAGAAGTTTCACGGGGCGAGAGAAGTACAAGAGACCACTATGGATAACTGACGCACTGCAGAATGCTAGAACG AGTGTGCAAGAAATGGTGATGTTATCAACGAGCGTGTTGAACATTAAGTGGACAATTAAAGGAAAGCCAAAGTCTATACTTGCTGCCATAGGAGGGGATCTGATCATCAAAGTGAACTCAAAATTCACTTTGAACCAAATTAGTGGGCAAGTAGTTGAGCATGAAGAGCTCTGGGATTTATCTGGATCATCCATCGTCGCTCAAGCTTATTTCTGGGCATCGCGACGTCTCTTTGCCACAGTTGAAGCTGGGAAAGATGTTGCTGATTTTGTGAACGACTTGAATTCTAAGTCTACTTCAGATAATAAAAACATGGATGTCTATCCTGATCCTTATGGTGATCCAGCAAAG TTCTTTCAAAGGGATGACAGCTTCCAAAGGGATTTCTACCAAATTGCATTGCTCCTAGCAGTTATATATTTTGTCGTACAGTTCTTGAAAACAACTTTATGA